A stretch of Fusarium poae strain DAOMC 252244 chromosome 2, whole genome shotgun sequence DNA encodes these proteins:
- a CDS encoding hypothetical protein (TransMembrane:1 (i12-28o)) → MEFVSKIVRRRTIIIVAVFIFCLTWLFASNPHHQFIVSVIVFYRKSTVQHVDVSQTKSSHHGEPKTSRLHYLIPSSIVNDAVCAGIVSALVNQYPIPTLIGFKGENEFDSADHLAKLRVMNRYFDNLSAQDDDLVIIVDSFDVLAQLPAEVMIERYFDISKKSEQRLADQRGLTVDQLHELGIRQTILYGAGKMCFVGSPNEPMCPLMPASNSPRYKFSARTGNEDARFLDSRYLNSGTIMGPVGDVRKFVKAVLDLVRADDENVDPEDTDKVRIHHMDQWFTAQLYVRQEYHRALDMNDGEYPMDLSNLTSLPRPRDGPEDITEFHVFVDFDSAFTQTQCRNELEIQFLKYKNHDLTASIDRDFLQQGSSFRPYSIQMPSNLYQAFGRVWERLSAVPELEISLPQRQWIQQTYLATNIGSESIYAFYHNTCNKRFFLERYKHFWFYRYTTTLLEQARAHIQEGKPIHPGIIDGLRLWALFKREPTAESSSACLIRDRHKCVVSRKFDVDEAMERYERHGPEGAVDDDGARLFGTGYNQDRLVVTHILPPVDRIYTGNNAVLELLDDGVTDMIRGVSNTLTLTARNEFSFSNFGMFFERVGKEENTYVIKTFLPRALNQPLTRTLFVPQDTSIDMPSARLLNVHRAMAQILHLSGAGAYIDEKLDISSSYEVPKSLA, encoded by the exons ATGGAATTTGTGTCCAAGATAGTTAGACGGCGCACAATAATTATTGTGGCCGTGTTTATCTTCTGTTTGACATGGCTATTCGCTAGTAATCCACATCACCAATTCATCGTAAGTGTCATTGTTTTTTATCGTAAATCAACTGTCCAACATGTTGACGTTTCCCAGACCAAATCATCACATCATGGAGAGCCAAAAACTTCTCGTCTCCACTACCTCATTCCCTCGAGTATAGTCAACGACGCTGTCTGTGCTGGCATAGTCTCGGCGCTTGTCAACCAATATCCCATCCCTACGTTAATCGGCTTCAAGGGCGAGAATGAATTTGACTCGGCAGACCATCTCGCCAAACTACGTGTCATGAATCGTTACTTTGACAATCTCAGTGCGCAAGATGATGACCTAGTTATCATTGTTGATAGCTTCGATGTGCTAGCACAATTACCTGCAGAGGTTATGATCGAGCGTTACTTTGACATTTCAAAAAAGTCTGAACAACGGCTTGCTGACCAAAGAGGACTTACCGTTGATCAGTTGCATGAGCTTGGGATTCGTCAAACTATTCTCTACGGTGCTGGGAAGATGTGCTTTGTCGGATCACCGAATGAGCCCATGTGTCCATTGATGCCAGCATCAAACTCTCCCCGCTACAAATTTAGTGCCAGGACCGGGAACGAGGACGCAAGGTTTCTAGACTCACGGTACCTCAACTCAGGTACCATCATGGGACCTGTGGGTGACGTAAGAAAGTTTGTCAAAGCTGTGCTCGATCTTGTCAGGGCGGATGACGAAAATGTTGATCCAGAAGACACAGACAAGGTCAGGATTCATCACATGGATCAATGGTTCACAGCTCAACTTTATGTGCGCCAAGAATACCATCGTGCTCTCGATATGAACGACGGAGAGTATCCCATGGACTTGAGCAACCTTACCTCACTACCAAGACCGAGAGATGGACCAGAAGATATTACAGAGTTTCATGTCTTTGTAGACTTTGATTCTGCATTTACTCAAACTCAGTGTCGCAATGAACTCGAGATTCAGTTCCTCAAATACAAGAACCACGATCTCACTGCATCCATCGACCGGGACTTTTTACAACAAGgttcttcttttcggccATATAGTATTCAAATGCCTTCAAATCTTTATCAAGCTTTTGGCAGAGTTTGGGAGAGGTTATCAGCTGTCCCTGAATTGGAAATATCATTACCACAGAGGCAGTGGATTCAGCAAACTTATTTGGCGACTAACATCGGGTCGGAAAGCATCTACGCATTTTACCACAACACATGCAATAAACGATTCTTTCTTGAACGGTACAAGCACTTCTGGTTCTATCGATATACTACCACGCTGCTTGAACAAGCGAGAGCGCATATACAAGAAGGGAAGCCTATCCATCCAGGAATTATAGATGGGC TCAGATTGTGGGCTCTATTTAAGCGAGAACCAACCGCAGAATCTTCTTCAGCTTGCCTCATACGAGACAGACATAAGTGTGTTGTATCACGCAAGTTCGACGTCGATGAAGCTATGGAGCGTTACGAAAGACATGGTCCAGAAGGCGCTGTTGACGACGACGGCGCTCGGTTATTTGGTACCGGATACAACCAAGATCGTCTGGTAGTCACGCATATCCTACCACCAGTTGACAGAATATATACCGGTAATAATGCGGTACTCGAACTTCTGGATGATGGCGTTACCGACATGATTAGGGGTGTGTCCAATACCTTGACGCTGACCGCAAGAAATGAGTTTTCTTTCAGCAACTTTGGCATGTTTTTTGAGCGGGTTGGAAAGGAGGAAAATACATATGTCATCAAGACATTTCTACCTCGTGCACTCAATCAGCCACTCACTCGAACCCTTTTCGTTCCTCAGGATACAAGTATCGATATGCCATCGGCCCGGTTATTAAATGTACATCGTGCTATGGCGCAGATTCTACATCTTTCCGGGGCAGGCGCTTACATCGAtgagaagcttgatataAGTTCTAGTTACGAGGTTCCCAAGAGTTTGgcttaa
- a CDS encoding hypothetical protein (TransMembrane:10 (i232-249o255-276i288-307o319-339i346-364o380-401i413-431o443-461i473-495o501-521i)), whose product MPNRFLIWGATGWVAGHLEALLKKQGKEVHTTSVRMENMSQVAEELKRIQPTHVLNAAGCTGRPNVDWCEDNKAQTVRSNVIGCIYQYDEKHPIGGAGFTEQDVPNFTGSFYSMTKGHVEPILSCYDNVLILRLRMPVSDDLHARNFVTKILNYEHVVDIPNSNTILHDLLPLSISLAEHADTGIFNFTNPGAISHNQVLTLFRLIVRPSLTWRNFSVEEQSHVIKAERSNFINIIATVLIVFTNKAIFDDDNLKFIQLSFAAFHFSTTWLVLWIISRERFAFFTPKHVSLTQMLPLSVVMTLNIIFPNLSLAFSTVTFYQVARVLVTPCVAILDYVLYKVSVSGIAASTLVVACLGVAMVSYYDSRPSDDANVKTTSQLGIVFALMGVVFSSLYTVWIAAFRKKLVISSMQLLLNQAPLSAFLLLYFIPWVDEFPVINQVSISHWVLIPFSGILAMLINISQFFIIAETGPIASTVVGHTKTCTIVVLSWAISGRVATDMSVVGLLTALAGIFSYSFVVLRQK is encoded by the exons ATGCCAAATCGATTTCTTATTTGGGGCGCAACAGGCTGGGTAGCCGGCCACCTTGAAGCCCTTCTCAagaaacaaggcaaagaagTACACACAACAAGCGTCCGTATGGAAAACATGTCTCAAGTGGCAGAAGAACTGAAAAGAATTCAACCAACACATGTCCTAAACGCTGCTGGTTGTACGGGTCGACCCAACGTTGACTGGTGCGAAGACAACAAGGCACAGACAGTCCGGTCCAACGTTATCG GTTGTATTTATCAGTATGATGAGAAGCATCCTATTGGTGGTGCCGGATTTACAGAGCAAGATGTGCCAAATTTTACGGGGAGTTTTTATTCCATGACAAAAGGACATGTTGAGCCG ATCTTATCTTGTTATGATAACGTGCTCATTCTCCGATTACGCATGCCTGTCAGCGACGATTTACATGCGAGAAACTTTGTCACCAAGATTTTAAACTACGAACATGTCGTCGACATACCAAACAGCAACACAATTCTTCACGACCTCCTCCCTCTTTCCATCTCACTAGCAGAACACGCAGACACTGGCATCTTCAATTTCACCAATCCCGGAGCTATTTCTCATAACCAAGTATTAACGCTTTTCCGACTCATAGTTCGGCCTAGTCTAACATGGCGCAACTTTTCGGTTGAGGAGCAGTCGCATGTTATAAAAGCTGAACGAAGTAATT ttattaatattattgcAACCGTTCTTATT GTGTTCACCAATAAAGCCATTTTCGATGATGATAATCTCAAATTCATCCAGCTGAGTTTTGCAGCATTCCACTTCTCAACAACTTGGCTGGTTCTCTGGATCATCTCTAGAGAGCGTTTTGCCTTTTTCACGCCCAAGCATGTTTCCCTCACACAAATGCTTCCACTCAGCGTCGTCATGACGCTAAACATCATTTTTCCAAATCTCTCCCTCGCGTTCTCAACCGTCACATTTTATCAAGTTGCTCGCGTCTTGGTAACTCCATGTGTGGCAATTCTCGATTATGTCCTATACAAAGTTTCTGTGTCTGGTATAGCAGCTTCAACACTTGTCGTTGCATGTCTTGGTGTCGCCATGGTATCTTACTACGATTCGAGACCATCGGATGATGCCAATGTCAAAACTACTTCGCAACTCGGAATTGTATTTGCTTTGATGGGTGTTGTTTTCTCATCTCTTTACACAGTCTGGATTGCGGCGTTCAGGAAAAAGCTTGTCATCTCAAGTATGCAGTTACTTCTCAACCAGGCTCCTTTGTCTGCTTTTCTTTTGCTCTATTTTATTCCCTGGGTTGATGAGTTCCCAGTCATAAATCAAGTCAGCATCAGCCACTGGGTGCTCATTCCGTTT TCTGGCATCTTGGCAATGCTGATTAACATTTCTcaattcttcatcatcgcAGAAACTGGCCCTATCGCTAGCACTGTAGTGGGCCACACCAAAACATGCACAATAGTGGTCCTCAGCTGGGCAATTTCGGGTCGAGTCGCAACCGATATGTCCGTTGTTGGTCTACTAACAGCTCTGGCGGGGATTTTCAG CTATTCATTTGTGGTATTGAGGCAGAAATAG
- a CDS encoding hypothetical protein (SECRETED:SignalP(1-19)), producing MIFTNFFAGVVALSVGVSAGPCRISSQSSGSVAATTTTAAETSLATSVILTTSAADFTTDLTTFLTLTGTASADVTSAAEDTTTAAQDTTTAAEGTTTAVVEETTPAETTAVGTTALEATTTAEATTSDEVVIITPTIELPEATTSAAVAAQCHTNEECDSLLDVSGLSCAENYCVCKEDLLCHVEAY from the coding sequence ATGATTTTCACCAACTTCTTCGCTGGCGTTGTCGCCCTCTCTGTCGGTGTTAGCGCCGGTCCTTGCCGTATCAGCTCCCAGTCTTCTGGATCTGTTGCTGCCACTACCACCACCGCTGCTGAGACATCATTGGCCACTTCTGTCATTCTCACCACCTCTGCCGCCGACTTTACTACTGATCTTACAACCTTCCTCACCCTCACTGGAACAGCCTCTGCGGATGTCACCTCTGCCGCTGAGGATACCACCACTGCTGCCCAGGATACAACCACTGCTGCTGAGGGTACTACCACTGCCGTTGTTGAGGAGACTACCCCTGCCGAGACCACAGCTGTCGGTACTACTGCTCTCGAGGCTACCACTACTGCCGAGGCCACTACCTCTGACGAAGTTGTCATTATTACCCCCACCATCGAATTACCTGAGGCGACGACTTCTGCTGCTGTGGCTGCACAGTGCCATACCAACGAGGAGTGCGATTCCCTTCTCGACGTAAGCGGACTGAGCTGCGCCGAAAACTATTGCGTGTGCAAAGAAGACCTCTTGTGTCACGTTGAGGCATACTAG
- a CDS encoding hypothetical protein (SECRETED:SignalP(1-21)~TransMembrane:1 (n5-16c21/22o235-260i)), whose protein sequence is MNKRLQTVIFFGLWAVKGSLGQKIEEPPLTIQIPGMDPSPDPTTTADITTDLKKEAPSSSGDQVIVTIAPDETCGYLSGRAVLPITCENHRPCMWSPSLGVLCGDLANDNFDIHVRCLDREMVLDQNICNDTCVDNPVYLLCSHKSAPYCGTYAFPNGIQDFRCSSTPATRVSSVYFTYMGQENARFATTTYGGESVSETSTTESTTSSSSTIPPSSSSSSSSSSNPPPSSQNNLGAIIGGAVGGFVALSLVIFGIVWFVRQSRKKSRHSIPVNQMEQDPLSDPNTGKTGPTSPAQSDWRDSTMTALSSPNSASPQAWMNQPVSPSAQSDTSQGMLPTMGQHLAYEMSGESAQPPHEMGDNRVYEMEGDPNRPWV, encoded by the exons ATGAATAAGAGACTACAAACGGTGATATTCTTCGGCCTTTGGGCCGTCAAGGGTTCCCTTGGACAAAAGATTGAAGAGCCTCCACTAACAATTCAAATACCGGGAATGGACCCATCCCCAGACCCAACTACCACTGCCGATATTACAACCGACCTCAAAAAAGAAGCACCCAGCTCCTCCGGCGATCAGGTTATTGTCACAATAGCCCCAGATGAAACTTGCGGCTATCTCTCAGGACGAGCGGTATTACCTATAACTTGCGAAAACCACCGCCCATGCATGTGGTCTCCTTCTCTAGGTGTTCTTTGTGGTGACCTCGCGAATGACAACTTTGATATCCATGTGAGATGTCTGGATAGGGAGATGGTATTGGATCAAAACATTTGCAACGATACCTGCGTGGACAACCCTGTATACCTTCTCTG TAGTCACAAGTCTGCCCCCTACTGCGGGACGTACGCATTTCCAAATGGAATTCAGGACTTTAGATGTTCATCGACACCCGCGACTCGAGTTTCGAGCGTATACTTCACTTATATGGGTCAGGAGAATGCACGTTTCGCTACCACAACCTATGGTGGTGAATCTGTTTCCGAAACCTCAACAACTGAAAGTACAACATCAAGCTCTTCCACTATACcgccgtcttcttcttcttcctcttcctcctcttctaaTCCGCCACCTTCGAGCCAGAATAATCTCGGAGCCATCATTGGTGGCGCAGTTGGAGGATTTGTTGCACTCTCTCTTGTGATTTTTGGAATCGTCTGGTTTGTGCGACAATCACGGAAAAAGTCTCGTCATTCAATACCGGTGAATCAGATGGAACAAGACCCATTATCTGATCCCAATACTGGAAAGACGGGACCAACCTCCCCAGCCCAAAGCGATTGGCGAGACTCGACAATGACGGCGCTGAGCTCACCTAATTCTGCCTCGCCGCAAGCTTGGATGAATCAACCTGTGTCACCGAGTGCGCAGAGTGACACGTCGCAAGGGATGTTGCCAACCATGGGGCAGCATTTGGCCTATGAGATGAGTGGAGAATCGGCCCAACCTCCGCATGAAATGGGAGACAATCGGGTATATGAGATGGAAGGCGATCCAAATCGTCCTTGGGTTTAG
- a CDS encoding hypothetical protein (SECRETED:SignalP(1-18)~TransMembrane:1 (n3-13c18/19o777-794i)), giving the protein MHIVNSFVFGLLIRGAWGQIVDGPATQGDGIISQQNTASPADVTEPSPLEPIPPTAPTAPTVPTAPIEPTVPTTPTEPTQPSIPTVPTEPTAPIDTISPTQQSEGTDTTEPTSPSESIPSTETALPTESVTGSVTDNVEPTTPTESVTGTVEPTSPSESITQTETALPTESVTDSVTDTVEPPSPTDSTEPSASQPGTESVQPTELPTDSIQSNEPATDSIEPTVSAQGTAETDVSQASQPIESATQPVEPIAPTQPSESIAPTEPTVEGIQQTESVAAPTQPTESIAPIEPTETPVPSESAETPTGFIAPSESAQPSEQPTEQPTEQPTEQTEPAGTTESIQSTEQAETSQVEQPSASLAPSATEAQTEPITESEVVVPSTQQTEAVTEPIQSTLETVAPTEVLSTVPTEPIDTGNESTVVPENTQGPENTSNGPTGIPEGTQSSPSGFRTLTTAAPEPTDGVARLDLTEASLGPGATFTEVAGQPAILLVAPANGEAKFTLEVKEPINIPVDTPVNVRVSLKVEELGTNERRKRFLFERASAGTRLQLIMNEKEIYDKQIRSTEGKFRQIKSEKTRLVQNPIIEVLQRAGSNPVAVTVRGVSFVEASTPTKKPNIPVVVSRTEVVPGTRQESAPPVQEPTVQPEEPTVEPPQPSVQPKEPTIQPVEPTIPPETTGQESVPGVQESTVPRGRPTAAPTAPGTESIRGTQETAVPSETDRGTRVEESGSLPTLSNLQPETGTGTAAGFPSTVNPVQSSPTSTPGPVQIRPNEGGHGAMVNIVVLYGIPLVVAVLV; this is encoded by the exons ATGCATATTGTAAACAGCTTTGTCTTTGGTCTTCTTATTAGAGGAGCATGGGGCCAAATAGTCGATGGGCCAGCGACACAAGGTGATGGCATCATTAGCCAGCAAAACACAGCATCGCCCGCCGATGTAACTGAGCCTTCTCCACTGGAGCCAATTCCTCCCACTGCTCCAACCGCACCAACAGTTCCGACTGCACCAATAGAGCCAACCGTCCCTACTACTCCAACTGAACCGACCCAGCCTTCTATACCTACGGTGCCTACTGAACCCACTGCACCGATTGATACGATCTCGCCGACTCAGCAGAGCGAAGGAACTGATACGACTGAGCCAACATCACCATCAGAGTCAATTCCTTCAACAGAGACTGCACTGCCGACAGAGTCAGTAACTGGCTCTGTAACTGACAATGTTGAACCTACGACACCGACTGAGTCTGTCACTGGCACTGTTGAACCTACATCACCATCAGAGTCAATTACTCAAACAGAGACTGCACTACCGACAGAATCAGTGACTGACTCTGTCACTGACACTGTTGAACCTCCGTCACCTACCGACTCTACCGAACCATCTGCTTCCCAACCAGGAACCGAGTCTGTCCAACCGACCGAGCTTCCAACCGATTCTATACAGTCAAATGAGCCGGCAACTGATTCCATCGAACCAACTGTGTCTGCTCAAGGGACTGCTGAGACAGATGTTAGTCAGGCTAGCCAACCAATTGAAAGTGCAACTCAGCCCGTTGAGCCGATAGCTCCTACACAGCCGTCTGAATCTATTGCACCAACTGAGCCTACAGTAGAAGGTATTCAACAGACTGAATCCGTTGCCGCGCCCACTCAGCCGACTGAATCTATTGCACCAATTGAGCCTACTGAAACGCCTGTCCCCTCTGAATCAGCAGAAACTCCAACTGGATTTATCGCCCCAAGTGAATCTGCTCAGCCATCAGAACAGCCAACAGAGCAACCAACGGAGCAGCCGACGGAACAAACAGAGCCTGCGGGTACTACCGAGAGCATCCAGTCTACAGAACAGGCCGAGACAAGCCAAGTGGAACAACCAAGTGCTTCATTAGCACCATCCGCGACAGAAGCCCAGACTGAGCCTATAACTGAGTCGGAAGTAGTCGTGCCATCAACGCAGCAAACTGAAGCTGTGACGGAACCGATTCAGTCAACTTTAGAGACAGTAGCTCCCACAGAAGTGCTTTCTACTGTACCTACTGAGCCTATCGATACCGGAAACGAATCTACGGTCGTACCAGAAAACACCCAGGGACCCGAAAATACCTCTAATGGGCCTACTGGTATACCTGAGGGAACCCAGTCATCCCCATCAGGCTTTAGAACACTTACTACCGCCGCCCCAGAGCCTACGGATGGGGTGGCAAGGCTAGACTTGACTGAGGCTTCACTTGGCCCAGGTGCTACATTTACTGAAGTTGCAGGACAACCAGCAAT TCTATTGGTAGCCCCTGCTAATGGTGAAGCAAAATTCACTCTTGAAGTCAAGGAACCTATAAACATTCCAGTAGATACTCCCGTCAACGTCAGAGTGTCACTCAAAGTTGAAGAACTCGGCACCAACGAACGCCGCAAGAGGTTCCTGTTCGAAAGGGCCAGTGCAGGTACACGTCTTCAATTGATCATGAATGAGAAAGAAATCTACGACAAGCAGATCAGGTCGACAGAGGGAAAGTTTCGACAGATCAAGAGTGAAAAGACTAGACTTGTACAGAATCCCATTATTGAAGTGCTCCAGAGGGCTGGTAGTAACCCTGTTGCTGTCACGGTTCGTGGGGTATCCTTTGTCGAAGCTTCTACGCCGACAAAGAAACCGAACATCCCTGTGGTGGTTTCAAGGACAGAGGTTGTTCCTGGTACTCGACAAGAATCTGCCCCGCCGGTACAAGAACCTACAGTCCAGCCTGAAGAACCAACTGTCGAACCGCCGCAGCCGAGCGTTCAGCCAAAAGAGCCGACTATTCAACCGGTGGAGCCGACTATACCACCAGAAACCACTGGGCAGGAATCCGTTCCAGGGGTTCAGGAGTCTACAGTACCGAGAGGAAGGCCGACTGCTGCACCAACTGCTCCCGGCACAGAGTCTATCCGTGGTACTCAAGAAACGGCGGTTCCCAGTGAAACTGATAGAGGCACTCGAGTCGAAGAGTCTGGAAGCTTGCCTACATTGTCCAACTTACAGCCCGAAACTGGGACTGGAACTGCCGCTGGCTTCCCTAGCACCGTCAATCCTGTTCAGTCTAGTCCAACAAGTACCCCTGGTCCTGTGCAGATCCGTCCGAATGAGGGAGGACATGGTGCTATGGTGAACATAGTTGTATTATACGGTATCCCTCTTGTTGTCGCAGTACTAGTTTGA
- a CDS encoding hypothetical protein (TransMembrane:1 (o47-72i)): MPVPQSDSESSPNLATSTHTSQTSPLSLPSSTSPSSSPPSSSGSTNLGAIIGGAVGGFTAISLVALAIFWIMRQSRNKNNGKSIQDDGVEHNGGEPGTQVDWRSSTTTAFTWPSSASPQTGTGQPTSPSALSETSQGILTPMRPRMTHEMSGESVQPQAHELEHNRIYEMGSGSNER, translated from the coding sequence ATGCCTGTGCCCCAGAGTGATTCCGAGTCCTCACCAAACTTGGCAACGTCAACTCACACTTCACAAACATCGCCTCTCTCCCTTCCTTCTTCTACCTCGCCGTCATCTTCCCCTCCGTCATCATCCGGCTCGACCAATCTTGGAGCCATCATTGGCGGAGCGGTTGGAGGGTTTACAGCTATTTCTCTAGTGGCCCTCGCAATATTTTGGATCATGCGACAGTCGCGGAACAAGAACAACGGTAAATCAATACAAGATGACGGTGTGGAACATAATGGTGGAGAACCTGGGACACAGGTCGATTGGAGAAGCTCTACAACGACGGCGTTCACCTGGCCCAGTTCAGCCTCACCACAAACTGGAACGGGTCAACCAACATCGCCAAGTGCACTGAGTGAGACATCCCAAGGGATACTGACACCTATGAGGCCACGAATGACGCACGAGATGAGCGGGGAATCTGTTCAGCCGCAGGCGCATGAATTGGAGCACAACAGAATATACGAGATGGGCAGTGGTTCCAATGAACGTTGA
- a CDS encoding hypothetical protein (SECRETED:SignalP(1-18)), which translates to MHLLALALVGLVIGGVWGHTVEVLTEPCPTLSINQDRANYDPPEPTYPESSIIAVEGPTTVEVTVLSTVIESEQATPCDTTESALPTVPYESVPESVYYHPPIESDDVTTSPVDPVTPCDTTQTSSPTVLYEPVTEPVYHAPSIFITETTSPSQHVQTIPTESQTPCTESSADAPIHYSEPEPVPIQSTTQIYKALEPSKNDVPHYHPPVSIPLSEPVHPPVDKPTVIFHTQPAPSSFKTFTSIVPTPTPTELVVELDLRDATLGLYATFIEIDGRRAIRLAPPPNCTASFTIEVDEEADFPLGSFVTFEASITVGDICPNTKRRAKIFERADRNDKIQVIKDNKKLVNKEIKKTNDKIEKLKSNKSMVGAGRAAYEILQNGGSNSLSTTFNDASIRSS; encoded by the exons ATGCATCTTTTGGCTTTAGCTCTTGTTGGTCTCGTCATTGGAGGTGTCTGGGGCCACACAGTCGAGGTGTTGACTGAACCATGCCCAACACTGAGTATCAATCAAGACAGAGCAAACTATGATCCACCTGAGCCTACTTATCCAGAAAGCTCAATTATCGCTGTGGAAGGCCCAACTACAGTTGAAGTAACTGTACTGTCTACAGTGATCGAGTCAGAGCAAGCCACTCCATGTGATACTACTGAGTCCGCATTGCCAACAGTCCCATACGAATCGGTACCAGAATCTGTCTACTACCATCCACCAATTGAGTCCGATGATGTAACAACATCGCCAGTGGATCCAGTTACTCCATGTGATACTACACAGACTTCGTCGCCAACGGTGTTATATGAACCGGTTACAGAACCTGTGTATCATGCTCCATCGATATTTATCACTGAGACTACTTCACCAAGTCAGCATGTTCAGACCATACCTACGGAATCTCAAACCCCGTGTACTGAATCAAGTGCGGATGCACCCATCCATTATTCCGAGCCCGAACCTGTTCCCATCCAGTCAACTACCCAGATCTACAAAGCACTAGAGCCTAGTAAGAACGATGTACCTCATTACCACCCACCTGTCTCTATCCCACTATCTGAGCCCGTTCATCCTCCAGTTGATAAGCCTACTGTTATCTTCCATACGCAACCTGCCCCATCAAGTTTCAAGACATTTACCAGCATTGTTCCTACACCTACACCTACGGAGCTCGTAGTTGAGCTAGATCTCCGCGATGCAACGCTGGGTCTTTATGCAACATTTATCGAAATTGACGGACGTCGAGCAAT TCGACTCGCGCCTCCTCCAAACTGTACGGCAAGTTTCACCATTGAAGTCGATGAAGAAGCCGACTTCCCTCTTGGTAGTTTTGTCACCTTCGAGGCTTCAATCACAGTCGGAGACATCTGCCCAAACACCAAACGGAGGGCAAAGATATTCGAACGAGCAGATAGGAATGACAAGATACAGGTGATCAAAGACAATAAGAAACTCGTCAACAAGGAAATCAAAAAGACTAATGACAAAATCGAAAAGTTAAAGAGCAACAAATCCATGGTAGGGGCAGGTCGTGCTGCGTACGAAATCTTGCAGAACGGCGGCTCTAATTCTCTGAGCACTACTTTCAACGACGCATCCATTCGGTCCTCATGA